A window of Desulforegulaceae bacterium contains these coding sequences:
- the murA gene encoding UDP-N-acetylglucosamine 1-carboxyvinyltransferase gives MDKIKIKGKKRLFGEVEISGAKNAALPILASALLCDGKSVFHNVPDLVDVRSILKLSEKLGAKTEMSNGVVSIDASGLNNHFAPYDIVRKMRASILVLGPLVARLGKACVSLPGGCAIGARPVNLHIEGLEKLGADLHISHGYINAKSGRLTGNEINFDTVTVTGTENLMMAAALAKGETILRNAAMEPEITALADVLNLMGGKIKGAGTSEIIIQGVESLAPVETTIIPDRIETGTFMIAAAITKGDLLIKKCMPDHLSEVISKLKETGTFVETGNDWIRVKGKDEIKSIDIRTSPYPGFPTDMQAQFITLMSVAEGVSTIKETIFENRFIHVNELQRMGADIYLPSSNTAVVRGVDELEGAPVMASDLRASACLVLAGLAAQNTTIVNRVYHLDRGYEKMEIKLKSIGAEIERVK, from the coding sequence ATGGATAAAATAAAAATAAAAGGAAAAAAAAGACTTTTTGGAGAAGTGGAAATAAGCGGAGCAAAAAATGCAGCCCTTCCAATTCTTGCTTCTGCTCTTCTTTGTGATGGTAAATCAGTATTTCATAATGTTCCCGATCTTGTTGATGTCAGAAGTATTTTAAAACTTTCTGAAAAACTTGGAGCAAAAACTGAAATGTCAAATGGGGTTGTATCCATTGATGCCTCTGGCCTTAACAACCACTTTGCTCCCTATGATATAGTCAGAAAAATGAGGGCTTCAATTCTTGTGCTTGGGCCTCTTGTGGCAAGGCTTGGAAAAGCTTGCGTTTCTTTACCTGGTGGATGTGCCATTGGAGCAAGACCTGTAAATCTTCATATAGAAGGATTGGAAAAACTAGGAGCTGATCTTCATATTTCCCATGGCTATATTAATGCAAAATCAGGAAGACTTACAGGTAATGAAATAAATTTTGATACTGTTACTGTTACAGGAACTGAAAATTTGATGATGGCGGCTGCCCTGGCAAAAGGGGAGACAATTTTAAGAAATGCCGCAATGGAGCCTGAAATAACAGCCCTTGCTGATGTTTTAAATCTTATGGGAGGAAAAATAAAAGGAGCCGGAACTTCTGAAATTATTATCCAAGGAGTAGAAAGTCTTGCACCTGTTGAAACCACAATTATTCCCGATAGAATAGAAACAGGAACTTTTATGATTGCAGCAGCCATAACAAAAGGCGATCTTCTTATAAAAAAATGCATGCCTGATCATCTTAGTGAAGTTATTTCAAAGCTTAAGGAAACAGGAACTTTTGTTGAAACAGGTAATGACTGGATCAGGGTTAAAGGCAAAGATGAAATTAAAAGTATAGATATTAGAACTTCTCCTTATCCAGGATTTCCCACTGATATGCAGGCTCAGTTTATTACTCTTATGTCAGTTGCAGAAGGAGTATCAACTATTAAGGAAACAATTTTTGAAAACAGATTTATCCATGTAAATGAGCTTCAGAGAATGGGAGCAGATATTTATCTTCCATCTTCCAATACCGCAGTTGTAAGAGGGGTGGATGAGCTTGAAGGAGCTCCTGTGATGGCATCTGATTTAAGAGCAAGTGCCTGTTTAGTTTTGGCTGGGCTTGCCGCTCAAAATACAACAATTGTAAACAGGGTCTATCACCTTGACAGAGGATATGAAAAAATGGAGATTAAACTAAAATCAATTGGAGCTGAAATAGAAAGAGTAAAATAA